The window CAGTAATGTGCCCGAACTGCCTGCCCGCATCAGCGATTCACCGATAAGGGCTGCGGCTATTCCTGCTTCTTCTAGTGCCTCTATGTCTTCTCTGGTTTTCAATCCTGACTCACTGACGACTGGAATGTCGGCAGGTACCAGCTTCTTCAACCTGAGGGTGGTGCCCAGATCCATGGAAAAATCATTCAGATTTCTGTTGTTCACACCCAATAGCGAACATCCTGCTGCCAAGGCTTTATCCAGCTCGGCCTCATCGTGTACCTCCACCAGACTGTCCATACCATACTCAAGAGCCTGGGCCTGATAGTCCCGCAGCTGCGACTCATCGAGAATCGCTGCTATAAGCAGGATAGCATCGGCCCCATGGCGGTGTGCCTCTTCTATCTGCAACGGATCAATGATGAAATCTTTTCGTATCACCGGCAGGTTCACCGCCTGGCGAATCTGCATCAAATATTTGAGACTCCCCTGAAAAAAGTCGACATCAGTCAGGACAGATATTGCCTGAGCGCCAAGTAGCTGATAATTCTCGGCGATTTTTACAGGATTAAAATTATGGCTGATGACTCCTTTGGAGGGAGACGCTTTTTTCACTTCAGCGATAATAGACACTCCAGGGTAATCGACCAGAGCTCTGACAAACCCTCTGGGAGGTGATATTTCTGAATCTACAAAGTCAGCTGGCAATGAGATACCATTTTTTTTCAGTATCTCTACTTCTTCCCGCTTTCTCTCAACTATTTTATCTAAAATCATTTTCGTCAATCCAAGGCTATGCTTATTCGAACTTGTTCAACTGATTTACAGCTACTATTTCGTACAGTATGCAACAAGCCCGTCCAGTTTGGCCAGCGCCTTTCCACTGTCTATCAGTTCCTCTGCCATGGTTACTCCATCCTTGAGGTCGGTAACCTTGCCAGCCACCAGCAAGGCTCCTGCGGCATTCAGTAATACCATGTCACGCTTCGGTCCCTTTTCCCCGGCCAGAATATCCCGGACCTGTGTAGCAGATTCCTCTGCGCTTTCGCCACCTTGCAATTCGACCATAGTCGCCCGCCTCAAACCGAGATCTTCTGGCTCTACAGTATAGTTTTCCACTTTGCCGTCCCTGCCATCAGCTACGTAGGTAGTACCGGTTGTGGTCATCTCATCCAGGTTACCTTCACCCCAGACAACCAGGGTCCTCTTCATCCCGAGTCGCACCAGGACCTCAGCCAGGATTGTGGTGAGTTCTTTATCAAAGACACCTGTCAACTGGACATTCGCACCTGCCGGATTCGTCATTGGCCCCAGAATATTAAAGATAGTGCGGATACCGATTTCACGGCGGGGACCGATAGCATGCTTCATTGCCCCATGCAGCATTGGCGCAAACAAAAAGCCTATGCCAACCTGTTTTACGCAGTCAGCAACCTGATCCGCTTTCATGGTCAGGTCGACCCCAAGCGCCTCAAGGACATCAGCACTACCACATTTTGAGGACACGGCACGGTTGCCATGCTTGGCCACAGGAACATCGGCCGCAGCAACAACAAAGGAGGTAGTGGTCGAGACATTGAAAGTACCTGCACCATCACCACCTGTACCGACTATATCCATGAGCAATTCGCCATCTTCAGTCTGAACACCGGTATCGACAAAAGTCGCTTTATCGCGCATAACCCGCACGGCACCGACGATCTCATCGATAGTCTCACCCTTCATCCGCAAGGCTGTAATGAATGAACCCACCTGGGCGGAGGTTGCCTCTCCGCTCATGATAATATTCATCACATCCCGCATTTCTGCCTCACTGAGATCTCCCCGCTTCACTACCCGGTCTATAGCCGCTTTGATATCCATCTTTTCCCTGCTCCCAATGCTTACTGTGCCGTCGAGACCAACGGCCTCTCCTGCATCCCTTTATTGTTTTGCTGATTACATCAATTCCGGATAGTCTGGATCCATGAAATTTTTAAGCAATTGTATACCCGCCGGCGTCATAATCGATTCCGGATGAAACTGCACACCCTCAAGGGGCAGCTTTTTGTGTCGAATCCCCATCAACTCGCCTTCATCTGTCCGACACGTTATTTCAAAGCATTCAGGCAAAGTCTCTTCCTCAACGATCAATGAATGGTAACGCATGCCGTCAAATGGATTCGGCAACCCACGGAAAACACCTCTACCGTCGTGATGCATCGGGCTGGTTTTTCCATGCATAATTCGGGCAGCACGGATGGTTCTGCCACCGAACGCCTCACCCATGGACTGATGTCCGAGACATACCCCCAATACCGGGAGATTGCCGGCAAAATACTTTATTGCCTCAATCGAAATACCAGCCTCCTGCGGAGTGCAGGGGCCTGGAGAGATCAATAACCGCCGGGGCTTTAACTGTTCGATCTCCTTTATACTGATCTTGTCGTTGCGATAGACCCGAATTTCTTCATTCCTCCCTTCAGCCCTGACATTCCCTGCGATGGTCTGGACGATGTTATAGGTGAAGGAGTCGTAATTATCTATAATGACTAGCATGATCTAGAATCCTTTCTCAGCAAGCTCGAGTGCCCGGCGTAATCCCATTGATTTATTGATAGTTTCTTCATACTCTTTATCAGGATCGGAATCGGCAACGATCCCGGCACCCGCCTGGACCCAGAGATTCTCACCGCTCATCACAAATGTCCTGATAGTAATACAGAAGTCCATATTGCCCGAAAAACCGAAATACCCCACCGCACCGGCATAAGGTCCGCGTCTTTCAGGCTCCAGCTCGTCAATAATCTCCATTGCCCTGATTTTGGGAGCGCCGCTTACTGTCCCGGCAGGAAAGCAGGCGGACATGACATCGAATTGATCTTTGTCCTGAGCGATAATGCCATGCACACCCGAAACGATGTGCATTACGTGGCTATATCTCTCGATTACCAGCAAATCACGCACCTCGACCTGACCGCCCTCGGCTACACGACCGACATCGTTTCTGCCCAGATCTACAAGCATAAGATGCTCGGCACGTTCCTTCGGATCAGCGAGCAGCTCTTTTGCCAGGGCGAGATCTTCCGCCTCTGTCACACCACGTCTACGTGTACCGGCAATCGGTCGAAGTTCGATGTGGTTGCCATCTTTTCGTACCAGAATCTCGGGTGATGAACCTATCTGGATCAAATCTCCGAGTTTCAAAAAGAAGAGATATGGGCTGGGATTGATTTGTCTGAGAGCCCTGTAAAGTAACATTGGCGGCAACGCAGTGGTGGTATGAAACCGCTGAGACAACACCACTTGGATAATATCGCCCGCCCTGATGTACTCTTTAGCCCGCTCAACCATCTGCTGAAAATCAGCTTGACTCATATTTGAGGTAAAGCTGTGCGATGTGGCAAACTCTTTATCAGACTGTTGCAGATAGTTTTCAGGAACAGGCCCCCGCAAGCGATCAACTACAGCATCAATGGCCGATCTGGCATCCCGGTAAAGCTTTTGACTGTCACCCTGGTCATTCTTCACCCAACAGACTACAGTTACTTTCTGCTTGAGGCTGTCATAAACCAGCACGATTCTCGGGATCATGAAGGACGAATCCGGCAAATCAACAGGGCTATTCACATCTGGCAGTTCTTCCATGAACCGCACCATGTCATAGCCTAAGAAACCTACAGCCCCACCACAGAAGCGGGGCAGGTTTTCATACTCTGCAGCCTCTAGATCTTCGATGAGGTTACGTAGCGCGTCTAGAGGATTGCCGGTAATTACCTTTTTTTCAGGGGGCGTTACACTGAAATCTGTAATTTCAATGTTCTCGTCTTTTGAGACGAAAGTCGTCAGCGGATCAAAACCGATGAAAGAATACCTGCCCCACTTTTCACCACCTTCCATACTCTCAAATAGAAAGATACGTTCGTGGGCTTCGGAAACTTTGGCAAACAGGGTGAGAGGAGTATCGAGGTCCGCAACGATCTCGGTATAGACCGGCACAAGCTGAGAAGACTCCAGCATTGTGGAAAATCTCTTTACGTCAGGAAAATATTCTCTAGGTTGCATGGAAATGCTATGTGATAGGAAACTTCACAGAAATGGAAAAAATACTAACTCGTGAAGATCATAACATACCAGTTATTAATCGAATTTGTCCAGCTTCTTAACAATGTAAACGAAAAAAGCCGTAGAATCTTATGATCCTACGGCTTTACAATTTCACACCAACCTGCCGGACTAAGCCGGTAATAGAGAGCTACAGGCGGAATTACGCAAGCGGCTCCATCTTGTTGACGCGCTTGGTAAGACGGGAAATTTTACGGGATGCAGTCTTCTTATGAATGGTACCCCTGGAAGCAGTCTTGGCAATAACGGAGACAGCGTCCTGAAGTGCTGACTTTGCATCTTCTTCAGCACCGGCGACGATTGCCTCGTTCACTTTGCGAACCTGGGTCTTCATCCGGGTCTTGTTCACTTTATTGCGCAGACGACGCACCTGAGCCTGACGATTTCTCTTTTCAGCTGATTTATGATTAGCCACGAATTAATTCCTCCTGTTATTGACTCTCATATATTCCGACCGGTTTTATCCGGTTTAGTCTGATATGAGCAGACAGAGCCACTTTCCGTGGTCACCTGTCCACCATGATCTATTTTCACAAAGAGAGAGTTTATAATATGGTTTCCTGTTTTAGTCAACAAGTAACAAAAAATAATACCATGTTATCCACGATTCTGTCCAAATGATATTTGACACTCCCTCTTCTATAAGATACTCTGTGATTCGGCCTAAAACTGGCTAAGTTACTCAATCAATTTAGACACATATCAATTTGCAAGAGCGTTAAGAATTAAGAAAATGGGATTTCCGAAAGTCATTTTTCGTATTGTTGAAAACCGAAGCTGCCCTCTTTACGAGTATGGTGATGCATTTAAGCTTACCGGAATCTCGATCCCGTTGAACAAGAATTCGGACAACACTCTAGTTACCACCGCTATTGTCAACTTTCCAAAAGATAAGAACATCTGCAAAATTTTGAATGGTGATTTATCAAAATTAATCATTCAGTATGAGCGAGGCGATAAAGTTCCTATCTGTCTGCTTAGTTGCAGCGGCTGCACAGGTTCCGTAAAAGTTGAACACTCCATTGAAGATGCCGCCCCCATAAACGGTGGTGACCAGCAACTCTCCAATGAGGTTGGCTCATTATTGCACGTCCTCAGTGATTTTGAATTTTTCAGATATATCGATGAGTCCAATCACGAAGTGGTCGTCAGCTTTTTCAAATTGATCAAGTTCTGCAAAAACGATTTCGTGATCAGAAAGGGTGACCCCGGAGGCAATTTCTATATCATTGTCTCAGGATCGGTAAACGTCTTGAATGACTCAGGCATCATCATCTCCAAACTCGGCAAGGGGGATGTTTTTGGCGAGATGAGTCTCATCTGCAACGAGTTGGTCAGTGCAAGCATTCAGGTCACCGAAGACACGTCTATCCTCCATATCGATCATCACAATTTCAGAAAAATCATCGATCGCTTTCCGGCCATACAGCTCTTTTTCTCCAAGCTCATGGCTGAACGACTGAAGGCTTCCAATTCGATACGAGCAAAAGATCTTTCGTCCGGAATTATCGGCAACTTAACTGAAATTCCACCCGAGGCGCTCTTCCAGACCCTGAACGTCAATAATAAAACAGGCATTCTCACCATATCGGAACTTACCGATGGCTCTGCCTACTTCTCTTTCAGGCAGGGCTCTCTCATCAAAGCCAAATACGGTAAATTCGTGGGGGATGTGGCCTTCTATCAGGTACTGAAAGAGAGCACCGGCAGGTTTCGTTTCACCCCGGGAATTCCGCCTGAGGATTTCGAAGTACCCGAAATCGGTTTTTTCATGAAACTGCTTATGGAAGGGATGCGAATGCTTGACGAAAGTAAGCTGAAGCGGGCCAACTAGAGTTCACCCGCTTCAGGACCTGCCAAAACATGTACTACTCAAGGGTACCCATGTAGTTAAAGGTCGGCAGCTTCGGTTTCCTGGCGTTGCCGCTCATCCTCTCCGCAAGATCCTGAAGATCTTTCTTGCCGGAAAGGCCGCCTGTCAGATCCACAACCGCAAAGTCAATCCCCATTGACTTCAGATCATACAGATAGGGCAGCAAAGAAAACGGTCTGGCTGGTCTGGTCTGGGTAAAACCATCCTTTTTGCTGATTACAAACCCTTCCTGCTTGGGACTGATAACAGGCTTGTTGTACTGGAAAAACGATGCAGCGAGTCTGGCTGTAAACAATGGCGGAGCACCATAGACAGTCATGCCAAGTCGCATTGTTCGTCTGCCACCAGTCTTTCTCGAAGCGGGAACACCCATTTGCTTATAACCCTGCACGGCGTTCTGAATGCTTTCACGGTCTGCCTCCATCGCCAACTGCACAGACTCAAAACCAGCTTCCGCCGCAAACAACAATGCCTGGTTGTTGAGCAGGTTCAAACTGTGATCGGCAGTAAGGAAAACTTTTTCACCGTCAAAAAGATCTATCTGGCTGACATGGCTGACCTGAAAACAACGGAACCCGGAACGAATAAGCATCGAGATATGCTTTTTCATTCTGCTGAGTTCCCTGTCAAGCATAATGGGCGGCAATGCCCAGGTCACACTTTTGGACTGTTTACCGAGCAAACGTTTAAGCTGGCCTGCATCGCGAACGCTGTTTTTATCCAGGGTTATAATATACTTATCCGGCCGCAAGACCATGCTGGCAAGAATCGGCTTGGCCGAGTCGAGCTTAAGCCACCAATCCATGGGAAGCTTAACCTTAACAGTCTCACCATGATTCTGCCGCTTCCCCTTTTGCTGCTGTTTCTTCCTCGGTGGCTGCTTCAGGGGTTCTTTACTGGCAAATGCAGGGTCGTGCGCGGTATCGTAAACTCTCTCCTTGACCGAAATCAGGTGGGGTAAGAGTTTTTTTCGTGCCCTGCCAATTTCGTGAGCAGCATCAGCTACCGCAAGCTTTGTCCCGTAGCCACCACCTTTGCCGACATCAACCTTATAAAGGTCGATATGTTTCCAGCTCTTATCAAAAGCTTTCTCCGGGAGAAGCAGATCAGCATTTTCACCGGCGGCAACATAATCAACCTCTGCCCCGCGAAGAAACAACTTTCTCAGACTGAAAGCCAAGCGCTCGCCTGAAGGCTCAAGATGCAGGCGCACCCTGTCTCCGACGGCCAGCCCCTCTTTCAATTCAACCCGAAGCATCCCCTGTCTGGCAGCGCCCCTGGCGCGACCCAGGTGAAGCCCCATATTACCGGAGTGGTGCGGGGTAATCGCCTCTGCAGGCTGAGGTGTGAAAAAGTAGCCGGAACTCACTTTGCGGCTCATCGCCTGATCTACCAGAATTTTGGCCTCACCCAAAGCTTCTTTGTACGAGCTTTCCGGTGCATCCATCACCTTGCGGTAAGCACGTACCACCTTTTCCACATACAGAGCGGAACGCAGGCGACCCTCGATTTTCACAGAGGCAACACCCAATTCCCGGAGATCTTTTACAACCTCAAGTCCGTCGAGATCATTCATCGAAAAGAGATAACTCCCCTTTCCCCGATGACTATCCGGTCGGCTACCGCCTCTCGCCCCGGAACGCTGGCCGGAGTTAGTTCCGTAGGAACGCCGGCAGGGCTGTACACATCTGCCACGCAGCCCGCTTTTGCCCCCCAGATATGAGGAAAACAAGCAGTACCCGGAATAGGAAAAACACATGGCACCATGCACAAAAACCTCAAGCTCCACATCGGTGCGCCTGGCTATGGCTTCTATTTCGGCCAGGGTCAACTCTCGTGCCAGCACCACCCTGCTACAGCCCATACGGGCCAGTAACTCAACACTCTGCAGGTTATGTGCTGCCATCAGAGTGGAAGCATGAATCTGTAATTCGGGGAAATAACGACGAACGAGATTAATAATACCCAGATCCTGGACAATCAGCCCATCAGGGGCCAGATACTCGAGAACTCCAAGAGTTTCAATAACCTCAGTGAGTTCTTTCTCAAGAATCATACTGTTTGCGGCCACGTAGATTTTCTTGTCGTGGCGGCGACAGTGGGCAATCATTGCACCTATCTCTTCCAGGCTGAGATCCCGGGCGAGATTTCTGGCATTGATACCAGGTGCACCGACATAAACTGCATCCGCCCCGGCTTCCAGGGCGGCATAAAAATTCTCTACATTCCCGGCAGGGGCCAGTAATTCCATACTACTCTACAACTCTTAAGCTAAATTAACTTTCAACTACGACCGCATTACTATCGGAATTTTCTTCAAGCAAAACCTGAATTCGTTCCTTTGGTAAAATTGTGGTCTGCATACCGACAAAATCAGGCTGAATGGGCAACTCCCTGCCACCGCGATCGACCAGAGCGGCCAGCTGTATGCAGGTTGGTCTTCCATAATCCATCACGGCATCCATCGCAGCGCGAATTGTTCTGCCAGTGAAGATAACATCATCAACCAGAATAAGATGTGAATTGTCCACATCAAATGGTATGTCGGTGGTTCGTACTACAGGGTTTTGCGACATCAAACTCCAGTCATCCCGGTACAGGTTTATATCGAGACTACCGTAGTGCACTTCTGCAATATCCTCACCCACCAGCTCCTTGAGTGTGGCAAATAGCCGCTGCGCCAGAAAAACGCCGCAGGTATGAATTCCGACTATTGCCAGGCTACTAGCCGCCTGGTTTCGCTCTAAAATCTGCAGGGCGATCCTCTTGATTGCAAGATCTATATCCTGCGAGTTCATTATGGTACGTTGTACTTTACTCACGCTTTCACCCGTTTCCAGAAAAATTCCACCCCTCGCTCAGCCACCCGGTTAATCGCCTCGGGAAAAGCCTCACATTCCAAGGCAAACACCTTGGAAGCAATTGTGTCTGCATCGTCATCATAGTCGAGGTCAACGGTCTTCTGGAGAATGATCGGCCCTTCATCATACTTGTCATCGGCGAAATGCACAGTGCAACCACTCACTGTACAGCCCCGATCCCTTACGGCCTGGTGCACGTGATGACCATAAAACCCATCACCACAAAAGGAAGGAATCAGTGATGGATGAATATTAATCACATTTTTAGCAAGATGCTCAGGCGGGGAATACAGCTTCAGGTAACCAGCAAGGCAGATAATATCCACAGAATAATCCTGTAGTATATCATTGATCGCTGCATTGTCCGTGGCGTGGAAAGCCGGATACCCATAGTTCCGTGCCTTTTCAAGCCCCAGGGCACCATCAACATTTGAGATAACCACCTGAATATCACCCTTCAGGGTACCAGCCTG of the Desulfosediminicola ganghwensis genome contains:
- the trpC gene encoding indole-3-glycerol phosphate synthase TrpC; this encodes MILDKIVERKREEVEILKKNGISLPADFVDSEISPPRGFVRALVDYPGVSIIAEVKKASPSKGVISHNFNPVKIAENYQLLGAQAISVLTDVDFFQGSLKYLMQIRQAVNLPVIRKDFIIDPLQIEEAHRHGADAILLIAAILDESQLRDYQAQALEYGMDSLVEVHDEAELDKALAAGCSLLGVNNRNLNDFSMDLGTTLRLKKLVPADIPVVSESGLKTREDIEALEEAGIAAALIGESLMRAGSSGTLLQELRK
- the trpD gene encoding anthranilate phosphoribosyltransferase; its protein translation is MDIKAAIDRVVKRGDLSEAEMRDVMNIIMSGEATSAQVGSFITALRMKGETIDEIVGAVRVMRDKATFVDTGVQTEDGELLMDIVGTGGDGAGTFNVSTTTSFVVAAADVPVAKHGNRAVSSKCGSADVLEALGVDLTMKADQVADCVKQVGIGFLFAPMLHGAMKHAIGPRREIGIRTIFNILGPMTNPAGANVQLTGVFDKELTTILAEVLVRLGMKRTLVVWGEGNLDEMTTTGTTYVADGRDGKVENYTVEPEDLGLRRATMVELQGGESAEESATQVRDILAGEKGPKRDMVLLNAAGALLVAGKVTDLKDGVTMAEELIDSGKALAKLDGLVAYCTK
- a CDS encoding anthranilate synthase component II, with protein sequence MLVIIDNYDSFTYNIVQTIAGNVRAEGRNEEIRVYRNDKISIKEIEQLKPRRLLISPGPCTPQEAGISIEAIKYFAGNLPVLGVCLGHQSMGEAFGGRTIRAARIMHGKTSPMHHDGRGVFRGLPNPFDGMRYHSLIVEEETLPECFEITCRTDEGELMGIRHKKLPLEGVQFHPESIMTPAGIQLLKNFMDPDYPELM
- the trpE gene encoding anthranilate synthase component I; the encoded protein is MLESSQLVPVYTEIVADLDTPLTLFAKVSEAHERIFLFESMEGGEKWGRYSFIGFDPLTTFVSKDENIEITDFSVTPPEKKVITGNPLDALRNLIEDLEAAEYENLPRFCGGAVGFLGYDMVRFMEELPDVNSPVDLPDSSFMIPRIVLVYDSLKQKVTVVCWVKNDQGDSQKLYRDARSAIDAVVDRLRGPVPENYLQQSDKEFATSHSFTSNMSQADFQQMVERAKEYIRAGDIIQVVLSQRFHTTTALPPMLLYRALRQINPSPYLFFLKLGDLIQIGSSPEILVRKDGNHIELRPIAGTRRRGVTEAEDLALAKELLADPKERAEHLMLVDLGRNDVGRVAEGGQVEVRDLLVIERYSHVMHIVSGVHGIIAQDKDQFDVMSACFPAGTVSGAPKIRAMEIIDELEPERRGPYAGAVGYFGFSGNMDFCITIRTFVMSGENLWVQAGAGIVADSDPDKEYEETINKSMGLRRALELAEKGF
- the rpsT gene encoding 30S ribosomal protein S20, with amino-acid sequence MANHKSAEKRNRQAQVRRLRNKVNKTRMKTQVRKVNEAIVAGAEEDAKSALQDAVSVIAKTASRGTIHKKTASRKISRLTKRVNKMEPLA
- a CDS encoding cyclic nucleotide-binding domain-containing protein, whose protein sequence is MGFPKVIFRIVENRSCPLYEYGDAFKLTGISIPLNKNSDNTLVTTAIVNFPKDKNICKILNGDLSKLIIQYERGDKVPICLLSCSGCTGSVKVEHSIEDAAPINGGDQQLSNEVGSLLHVLSDFEFFRYIDESNHEVVVSFFKLIKFCKNDFVIRKGDPGGNFYIIVSGSVNVLNDSGIIISKLGKGDVFGEMSLICNELVSASIQVTEDTSILHIDHHNFRKIIDRFPAIQLFFSKLMAERLKASNSIRAKDLSSGIIGNLTEIPPEALFQTLNVNNKTGILTISELTDGSAYFSFRQGSLIKAKYGKFVGDVAFYQVLKESTGRFRFTPGIPPEDFEVPEIGFFMKLLMEGMRMLDESKLKRAN
- a CDS encoding peptidase U32 family protein; amino-acid sequence: MELLAPAGNVENFYAALEAGADAVYVGAPGINARNLARDLSLEEIGAMIAHCRRHDKKIYVAANSMILEKELTEVIETLGVLEYLAPDGLIVQDLGIINLVRRYFPELQIHASTLMAAHNLQSVELLARMGCSRVVLARELTLAEIEAIARRTDVELEVFVHGAMCFSYSGYCLFSSYLGGKSGLRGRCVQPCRRSYGTNSGQRSGARGGSRPDSHRGKGSYLFSMNDLDGLEVVKDLRELGVASVKIEGRLRSALYVEKVVRAYRKVMDAPESSYKEALGEAKILVDQAMSRKVSSGYFFTPQPAEAITPHHSGNMGLHLGRARGAARQGMLRVELKEGLAVGDRVRLHLEPSGERLAFSLRKLFLRGAEVDYVAAGENADLLLPEKAFDKSWKHIDLYKVDVGKGGGYGTKLAVADAAHEIGRARKKLLPHLISVKERVYDTAHDPAFASKEPLKQPPRKKQQQKGKRQNHGETVKVKLPMDWWLKLDSAKPILASMVLRPDKYIITLDKNSVRDAGQLKRLLGKQSKSVTWALPPIMLDRELSRMKKHISMLIRSGFRCFQVSHVSQIDLFDGEKVFLTADHSLNLLNNQALLFAAEAGFESVQLAMEADRESIQNAVQGYKQMGVPASRKTGGRRTMRLGMTVYGAPPLFTARLAASFFQYNKPVISPKQEGFVISKKDGFTQTRPARPFSLLPYLYDLKSMGIDFAVVDLTGGLSGKKDLQDLAERMSGNARKPKLPTFNYMGTLE
- the pyrR gene encoding bifunctional pyr operon transcriptional regulator/uracil phosphoribosyltransferase PyrR, yielding MSKVQRTIMNSQDIDLAIKRIALQILERNQAASSLAIVGIHTCGVFLAQRLFATLKELVGEDIAEVHYGSLDINLYRDDWSLMSQNPVVRTTDIPFDVDNSHLILVDDVIFTGRTIRAAMDAVMDYGRPTCIQLAALVDRGGRELPIQPDFVGMQTTILPKERIQVLLEENSDSNAVVVES
- a CDS encoding formyltransferase family protein; its protein translation is MLKMAVLLSGSGRTLDNFHERIQAGTLKGDIQVVISNVDGALGLEKARNYGYPAFHATDNAAINDILQDYSVDIICLAGYLKLYSPPEHLAKNVINIHPSLIPSFCGDGFYGHHVHQAVRDRGCTVSGCTVHFADDKYDEGPIILQKTVDLDYDDDADTIASKVFALECEAFPEAINRVAERGVEFFWKRVKA